The following proteins are co-located in the Camelina sativa cultivar DH55 chromosome 12, Cs, whole genome shotgun sequence genome:
- the LOC104730631 gene encoding stem-specific protein TSJT1: MLAIFHEAFAHPPEELNSPASEKCSKQPKLPEETLNDFLSRYPLNTFSMSFGQAAVLAYVRPSASFSIHQRLFCGYDDIYCLFFGSLNNLCQLNRQYGLTKTTNEAMFVIEAYRTLRDRGPYPADQVVKDLDGSFAFVVYDSKAGSVFTAQGSDGGVKLYWGIAADGSVVISDDLDVIKEGCAKSFAPFPTGCMFHSDGGLMSFEHPMNKIKAMPRVDSEGVLCGANFKVDVYNRVNSIPRRGSEANWTL, translated from the exons ATGTTGGCTATATTTCACGAGGCGTTTGCTCATCCGCCGGAGGAACTCAACAGTCCGGCATCTGAGAAATGTTCTAAACAACCAAAGCTCCCTGAAGAAACCCTAAACGATTTCTTATCTCGTTACCCTCTCAACACTTTCTCCATGTCTTTCGGACAAGCAGCTGTTCTTGCTTACGTTCGTCCTTCTGCTTCCTTCTCCATCCACCAGAG gttgTTTTGTGGATATGATGATATCTATTGTCTGTTCTTTGGGAGCTTGAACAATCTGTGTCAGCTAAACAGACAGTATGGTTTGACCAAGACAACAAACGAGGCCATGTTTGTGATCGAAGCTTATAGGACTCTTAGAGACAGAGGTCCTTATCCAGCTGATCAGGTCGTTAAAGACTTAGATGGTAGCTTTGCCTTTGTTGTTTATGATAGCAAAGCCGGCTCTGTCTTCACGGCTCAG GGATCTGATGGAGGGGTGAAGCTATACTGGGGCATAGCTGCTGATGGATCTGTTGTAATATCAGATGATTTGGATGTTATTAAAGAAGGCTGTGCCAAATCTTTTGCTCCATTTCCTACAG GGTGTATGTTCCATAGTGATGGAGGGTTAATGAGCTTTGAGCATCCGATGAACAAGATTAAAGCAATGCCGAGAGTGGACAGTGAGGGAGTTCTGTGCGGTGCTAACTTCAAGGTGGATGTGTACAATCGTGTTAACAGTATCCCTCGTCGAGGAAGTGAAGCCAATTGGACTCTCTAA
- the LOC104730632 gene encoding protochlorophyllide reductase B, chloroplastic → MALQAASLVSSAFSVRKDAKFNATSSSFKDSSLFGASVTDQIKSDHGSSSLRFQREHSLRSVTIRAQTAATSNSPVTKSVDGKKTLRKGNVVVTGASSGLGLATAKALADTGKWHVTMACRDFLKAERAAKSAGMPKGSYTVMHLDLASLDSVRQFVDSFRRTEMPLDVLVCNAAVYFPTAKEPTYSAEGFELSVATNHLGHFLLARLLLDDLKKSDYPSKRLIIVGSITGNTNTLAGNVPPKANLGDLRGLAGGLNGLNSSAMIDGGDFDGAKAYKDSKVCNMLTMQEFHRRYHEETGVTFASLYPGCIASTGLFREHIPLFRTLFPPFQKYITKGYVSETESGKRLAQVVSDPSLTKSGVYWSWNKASASFENQLSEEASDVEKARKVWEISEKLVGLA, encoded by the exons ATGGCTCTTCAAGCTGCTTCTTTGGTCTCCTCTGCTTTCTCTGTTCGTAAAGATGCGAAATTTAATGCTACTTCATCATCTTTCAAGGACTCGAGTCTCTTTGGTGCTTCCGTTACCGACCAAATCAAATCCGATCATGGATCTTCCTCGTTAAGATTCCAG AGAGAACATAGCTTGAGGAGTGTAACAATTCGAGCACAAACCGCTGCGACTTCAAACTCTCCGGTTACAAAATCCGTGGACGGCAAGAAAACGTTGAGGAAAGGAAATGTGGTGGTCACGGGAGCTTCGTCTGGTTTAGGTCTAGCCACGGCTAAAGCTCTAGCCGATACAGGGAAATGGCACGTGACAATGGCGTGCAGAGACTTCCTTAAAGCCGAGAGAGCTGCTAAATCCGCAGGGATGCCTAAAGGAAGCTACACAGTGATGCACTTAGACTTAGCCTCGTTGGACAGTGTGAGACAGTTCGTTGATAGCTTCAGGAGGACAGAGATGCCTCTCGATGTTTTGGTCTGCAATGCTGCGGTTTATTTCCCGACAGCTAAAGAGCCTACTTACAGTGCTGAAGGGTTTGAGCTTAGCGTTGCGACGAACCATTTGGGACATTTTCTTCTAGCAAGGTTGTTGCTTGATGACTTGAAGAAATCTGATTACCCTTCAAAGCGTCTCATCATCGTCGGATCCATTACTG gtAACACTAATACATTGGCGGGTAATGTACCACCAAAGGCAAATCTTGGTGATTTGAGGGGCTTAGCGGGTGGATTGAACGGTTTAAACAGCTCAGCTATGATTGATGGAGGAGATTTCGACGGTGCAAAGGCTTACAAAGACAGTAAAGTCTGCAATATGTTGACAATGCAAGAGTTTCACAGGCGTTACCATGAAGAAACTGGAGTCACTTTCGCTTCGCTTTACCCCGGTTGCATTGCCTCCACGGGTTTATTCCGAGAGCACATTCCTCTCTTCCGCACACTCTTCCCTCCCTTTCAGAAGTACATCACTAAAGGATATGTCTCCGAGACAGAGTCAGGCAAAAGACTTGCTCAg GTGGTGAGTGATCCTAGCTTGACGAAATCAGGAGTTTACTGGAGCTGGAACAAGGCTTCGGCTTCTTTTGAGAACCAGCTATCAGAAGAAGCAAGTGATGTTGAGAAGGCTCGTAAAGTGTGGGAGATCAGTGAGAAGCTCGTTGGCTTGGCCTAA